The proteins below come from a single Oscillatoria sp. FACHB-1407 genomic window:
- a CDS encoding calcium-binding protein, protein MAVIPGTPGNSPETLRGTGDADIFLGDDSNELMFGGAGNDQMFGGAGNDYLEGGTGDDLMFGGVGNDGYVVDSLLDRVFEGANQGEDYIAASISYSLEDLNNVENLYLSAATNANLDGTGNNLDNIVGGNQYNNVLKGLSGNDRLLGREGDDTLDGGTGNDDMDGGMGDDTFIVDSLGDRVTERALEGFDTVRSTISYTLGDHVEQLFLEGNSDINGIGNSLNNKIVGNAGRNRLFGYEGHDVLEGGEGADILEGGLGDDSFVSVDGLDTIIELANEGTDTVYMPVDYTLGANLENLALFRTAVRGTGNSLDNVITGNRIGNVNNILEGAEGNDELIGLAGDDFLDGGVGNDRMVGGVGNDTYVYTAGDTIVEAANEGTDTVLSSTDYTLGANLENLTLTGTAIKGTGNASNNVITGNAINNLLEGAEGNDELIGLAGDDFLDGGAGSDRMVGGVGNDTYIYTVGDTIVEVANEGTDTVLSNSDYTLGANLENLTLTGTASKGTGNALSNMITGNAAANILDGGAGIDILIGGLGDDTYIVSDAADTIVEAANAGIDTVIASTSHTLGANVENLIMSDAGKTRNSSTMKGNDLNNMLVGNAGANTMSGGAGKDTLISGGGRDIVSGGKGADRFVFSSRLQGGDRVLDFSRQERDVLVFEAPGFRGLKAGKLKASQFVLGNKALDKGDRFIYDQRRGTLSYDSDGLGGAKQTLVATFTTKPSLTARDFVITATSSF, encoded by the coding sequence ATGGCAGTTATTCCTGGAACCCCTGGCAATTCACCAGAAACTCTTCGAGGCACTGGTGACGCAGATATCTTTTTAGGTGACGATAGCAACGAGTTAATGTTTGGTGGTGCTGGCAACGATCAAATGTTTGGTGGTGCTGGCAATGACTATCTTGAAGGTGGCACTGGCGATGACCTGATGTTTGGTGGTGTTGGCAATGACGGTTATGTTGTCGATAGTCTACTCGATCGCGTTTTTGAGGGAGCAAATCAAGGAGAAGACTATATTGCAGCTAGCATTAGCTACTCCTTAGAAGACCTTAATAACGTTGAGAATCTTTATCTATCAGCTGCTACTAACGCTAACCTGGATGGCACTGGTAATAACTTAGACAATATCGTCGGTGGAAACCAGTACAACAACGTTCTAAAAGGGTTGTCAGGCAATGACAGGCTCCTGGGCAGGGAAGGTGACGACACACTAGATGGCGGCACTGGCAATGATGATATGGATGGAGGAATGGGTGATGACACCTTTATTGTCGATAGTCTTGGCGATCGCGTTACTGAACGAGCTCTTGAAGGATTTGATACGGTTCGTTCTACTATCAGTTACACACTTGGTGATCACGTAGAACAACTGTTTTTGGAGGGTAACAGCGACATTAACGGCATTGGAAATAGTTTGAATAACAAGATCGTAGGAAATGCAGGACGTAACCGATTATTCGGTTACGAAGGTCACGACGTTCTTGAAGGTGGAGAAGGAGCCGACATCCTCGAAGGTGGCTTAGGCGATGACTCGTTTGTTAGCGTTGATGGTCTAGACACCATTATTGAGTTGGCGAATGAAGGCACAGATACTGTTTACATGCCTGTTGACTATACATTAGGGGCAAACTTGGAAAATTTGGCTCTGTTTAGAACGGCTGTCAGAGGAACAGGTAATAGTCTCGATAACGTTATTACGGGCAATAGAATAGGCAATGTTAATAACATCTTGGAAGGGGCTGAAGGCAATGATGAACTGATTGGTTTAGCCGGAGACGATTTCCTGGATGGGGGTGTAGGGAACGATCGCATGGTGGGTGGCGTTGGCAATGATACCTACGTCTATACCGCAGGCGACACGATTGTAGAAGCCGCAAACGAAGGCACTGACACTGTTCTTAGCTCCACTGACTATACCCTTGGTGCCAACTTAGAAAATTTGACCCTGACCGGAACGGCTATCAAGGGGACAGGTAACGCTTCTAATAACGTCATCACAGGTAACGCTATCAACAACCTTTTAGAGGGTGCGGAAGGCAATGATGAACTGATTGGCTTAGCTGGAGATGACTTTTTGGATGGGGGTGCAGGAAGCGATCGCATGGTGGGTGGCGTCGGCAATGACACCTATATCTACACGGTAGGTGACACGATTGTAGAAGTGGCTAACGAAGGCACTGACACCGTTCTCAGCAACTCCGATTACACGCTGGGTGCCAATTTGGAAAACCTGACTCTGACTGGGACTGCATCGAAAGGCACGGGTAATGCTCTGAGTAACATGATTACGGGTAACGCGGCAGCCAACATTCTAGATGGTGGGGCTGGCATCGACATCTTAATTGGTGGCTTGGGCGACGATACTTACATCGTGAGCGATGCAGCGGATACCATTGTAGAAGCGGCAAATGCAGGAATCGATACGGTTATTGCCTCGACTAGCCATACCCTGGGTGCAAACGTAGAAAACCTGATCATGAGTGACGCTGGCAAAACCAGAAACAGCAGCACCATGAAAGGGAACGACCTGAATAACATGCTCGTGGGAAATGCTGGAGCCAACACCATGAGCGGTGGTGCAGGGAAAGACACACTGATCAGTGGTGGCGGCAGAGACATCGTCAGTGGCGGCAAAGGGGCAGACCGATTTGTCTTCTCGTCTCGGCTTCAGGGAGGCGATCGCGTCCTTGACTTCTCCCGACAAGAGCGAGATGTGCTGGTGTTTGAAGCTCCTGGCTTTAGAGGACTCAAAGCAGGCAAACTGAAAGCATCGCAGTTTGTTCTGGGCAACAAAGCACTGGATAAGGGCGATCGCTTTATCTACGACCAACGACGCGGTACGTTGTCCTATGACTCCGATGGTTTAGGGGGTGCGAAGCAAACGTTGGTTGCAACCTTCACCACGAAGCCATCTCTCACCGCTAGAGATTTTGTCATCACTGCAACGTCGTCCTTCTAG
- a CDS encoding CHAT domain-containing protein yields the protein MGRATSFTIPDSLANGTEGRSQISSSEGNSIPTAVAIAPENSIQQGRDAYQNGRFAQAVEAWEQAAIAYQEQGNDVQQALASSYLALAHQQLGAWAEAQAAIATSMALLQNQQISSNPQHRLILAQAWNTQGSLQFAQGQIEDALTSWQRATTLYAAANDSQRYIGSLINQAQAQQSLGLYLQARRTLSEVERSLQQQPDSELKAIGLQTLAEILRTVGDLDQARQQLEQSLAIAEQLNLPPLQSTALLSLGNIAQAQEELAAALTFYQRAATPSAPALTRVQAQLNQLHLLITTEQWSQAQALLPNIETQLDALSPSRDTIYARINAAQQVVAIAQREQPDATTLYSKAAQILVIAIQHAKQLNDSRAEAYALGQLGHVYETTRQWQEAQTLTEQALLMAQSVNAADVAYQWQWQLGRLLKAQQQPSEALKAYRAAFDTLQSIRRDLIATSSDLQFSFRDSVEPVYRELVDLLLQRSPNSQQEPTQANLQEARQVIESLQLAELDNFFRAACLDGQRVAIDQIDQTDTAVIYPIVLSDRLEVLLSLPQQPIRQYTASVSQAEIEQAVAQLQQQLARPLTSQQGQQLGQRLYDWLIRPLETELATHASKTLVFVLDGALRNIPMATLYDGDRYLIEQYSLALAPGLQLLNPQPLSQNQLEVLAAGLTQERSGFSALVNVENELNEIKAKLPSQILLNEAFTSSALQTQIDALPFPIVHLATHGQFSSKADETFILAWDRPINVNELSSLLRNSDDTRSNPIELLVLSACETAAGDTRATLGLAGIAVQAGARSTLASLWVLNDESAARFISQFYQELADTTVSKAEALQRAQLALLRDPNYRHPIYWAPYVLIGNWL from the coding sequence ATGGGACGTGCAACCTCCTTTACTATTCCAGATAGCCTCGCTAATGGAACCGAGGGACGATCGCAGATATCCTCATCTGAGGGGAATTCCATTCCCACAGCAGTAGCGATCGCTCCCGAAAACTCGATACAACAGGGCAGAGATGCTTATCAGAATGGACGGTTTGCCCAAGCAGTCGAGGCATGGGAACAAGCGGCGATCGCCTATCAGGAGCAAGGCAACGACGTGCAGCAAGCCTTGGCTTCTAGTTATTTAGCCCTGGCGCACCAACAGTTGGGGGCATGGGCTGAGGCACAAGCCGCGATCGCCACGAGTATGGCTCTGCTGCAAAACCAGCAGATTTCGTCGAATCCCCAACATCGGCTGATTTTGGCTCAAGCCTGGAATACGCAGGGTAGCCTGCAATTTGCTCAGGGACAGATTGAGGACGCCTTAACCTCGTGGCAACGAGCAACAACTCTCTATGCCGCCGCCAATGATTCCCAGCGATACATTGGGAGTCTAATCAACCAGGCACAGGCGCAGCAAAGTTTGGGGTTGTATCTGCAAGCCCGACGCACGCTGAGTGAGGTGGAGCGATCGCTGCAACAACAGCCAGATTCTGAACTCAAAGCGATCGGGCTACAAACCTTAGCAGAGATACTACGCACGGTCGGCGATCTGGATCAGGCTCGCCAACAGCTAGAGCAGAGTCTGGCGATCGCTGAGCAGTTGAACCTGCCGCCATTGCAGAGCACAGCTTTACTGAGTTTAGGTAACATCGCTCAAGCCCAAGAAGAGTTAGCCGCTGCCCTGACCTTCTATCAACGGGCAGCCACTCCGTCGGCTCCAGCCCTGACTCGTGTGCAAGCCCAACTCAATCAACTTCACCTGTTGATCACAACTGAGCAATGGTCACAGGCTCAAGCTTTACTGCCCAATATTGAAACCCAACTCGACGCCCTGTCGCCTAGTCGCGACACCATCTATGCCCGGATTAATGCAGCCCAACAGGTTGTGGCGATCGCCCAACGCGAACAACCCGATGCAACAACTCTCTATTCTAAAGCGGCACAGATTTTGGTGATCGCGATTCAGCACGCTAAACAACTCAACGACTCACGAGCAGAGGCTTATGCGTTGGGGCAGTTGGGACACGTTTACGAAACCACACGCCAATGGCAAGAGGCTCAAACCCTGACCGAGCAAGCCCTGCTCATGGCACAATCGGTCAATGCAGCGGATGTGGCTTACCAGTGGCAATGGCAATTAGGACGATTGTTGAAAGCGCAGCAACAACCATCAGAAGCACTTAAAGCCTATCGAGCGGCATTTGATACACTTCAATCGATTCGCCGAGATTTGATTGCTACCAGTTCTGATCTGCAATTCTCCTTTCGAGACAGCGTCGAACCTGTTTACCGAGAATTGGTGGATTTGCTGTTGCAGCGATCGCCCAACTCCCAGCAGGAGCCAACTCAAGCCAACCTACAAGAAGCGCGTCAGGTGATCGAGTCGCTCCAATTAGCCGAGTTAGATAATTTCTTTCGAGCGGCTTGCCTGGATGGTCAGCGAGTTGCGATTGATCAGATTGATCAGACCGACACGGCTGTTATCTATCCCATCGTTTTGAGCGATCGCCTGGAAGTGTTGCTAAGCCTGCCACAGCAACCGATTCGTCAATATACAGCATCTGTTTCACAAGCCGAGATTGAACAAGCCGTTGCCCAATTGCAGCAACAGTTAGCCCGACCTCTGACCAGCCAACAAGGACAACAGTTAGGACAACGCCTGTATGACTGGTTGATTCGTCCCCTGGAAACTGAACTGGCGACCCATGCCTCTAAAACCTTGGTGTTTGTGCTCGATGGCGCACTGCGAAATATTCCCATGGCAACGCTTTATGATGGCGATCGCTATTTGATTGAGCAATACAGCCTGGCTTTAGCACCCGGATTACAACTCCTCAACCCTCAACCCCTTAGTCAGAACCAGCTAGAAGTATTGGCTGCCGGATTGACCCAGGAACGCTCTGGGTTTAGTGCGCTCGTCAATGTCGAGAATGAGCTGAATGAAATTAAAGCCAAATTGCCCAGCCAGATTTTGTTGAATGAAGCCTTTACCAGTTCAGCCCTACAGACCCAAATTGATGCATTGCCGTTTCCCATTGTTCATCTAGCAACGCATGGGCAATTTAGCTCCAAGGCTGATGAAACATTCATTTTGGCGTGGGATCGACCGATCAATGTGAATGAACTGAGTAGTCTGCTACGAAACAGCGATGACACACGCTCCAACCCCATTGAGTTGTTAGTCTTGAGTGCTTGTGAAACCGCAGCAGGTGATACTCGTGCCACTTTAGGCTTAGCTGGAATCGCTGTTCAAGCAGGTGCCCGTAGCACCCTGGCATCCCTATGGGTTTTGAACGACGAATCTGCTGCTCGCTTTATTAGCCAGTTTTACCAAGAGTTAGCAGATACAACGGTTTCCAAAGCGGAGGCTCTGCAACGAGCACAACTCGCACTATTACGTGACCCTAACTACAGGCACCCGATTTACTGGGCACCCTACGTCTTAATTGGCAACTGGTTGTAA
- a CDS encoding DUF928 domain-containing protein — MSLSLGMAAQPVWSQSTPSTRSTHPTRLIFNAPTPPDFGNPDGRQRGGASRGPCRNYESLTAVVPITNGKVWGLTTSAHPTLWFYLPHPLTTNTEVELTVQDSRDRDVYSTRFTSPNTASGLMAIAIPTTANALEVNQSYQWTLAVFCDPARPFASVSVSGTLQRVALSPTQQTQLTSATPLQRANLYAAQGIWYDAFNTLAMLRSTAANQPQFTTSWTELLRQGNLEPLAAQPLTSCCLPRPPQ; from the coding sequence ATGAGTCTTAGTCTCGGAATGGCTGCTCAACCCGTGTGGTCTCAATCCACTCCCTCCACGAGATCCACCCATCCCACCCGACTGATCTTTAATGCCCCTACCCCACCGGATTTTGGCAACCCCGATGGACGACAACGAGGAGGAGCCAGTCGAGGCCCCTGCCGCAACTACGAATCTCTAACGGCTGTCGTACCCATCACAAATGGCAAAGTTTGGGGATTGACGACCTCTGCTCATCCCACGCTTTGGTTTTATCTGCCCCATCCCCTCACGACTAATACAGAGGTTGAATTGACCGTCCAAGATAGTCGCGATCGCGATGTTTACAGCACCCGCTTTACCTCTCCGAATACGGCATCTGGCTTGATGGCGATCGCGATTCCCACGACTGCTAATGCCTTAGAAGTTAACCAGTCTTATCAATGGACTCTGGCTGTTTTTTGCGATCCGGCTCGTCCGTTTGCCTCTGTTTCAGTCAGTGGCACTCTTCAACGGGTGGCACTTAGCCCCACTCAGCAGACTCAGTTAACCTCTGCAACGCCCCTACAACGAGCCAATCTATATGCGGCTCAGGGCATTTGGTATGATGCGTTCAACACGTTGGCAATGCTACGTTCGACCGCAGCTAATCAACCGCAATTCACCACAAGCTGGACTGAGTTGTTGCGTCAGGGTAATCTGGAGCCGTTAGCGGCTCAACCGTTAACAAGCTGCTGCCTGCCCCGTCCCCCGCAATAA
- a CDS encoding Uma2 family endonuclease, with translation MFSAKPYVEQTDPPRSPRETLPTMYDLPSEDPNEPGLPDEYHYLQPQLLSATFRLSDYAADQIFTAGDLNIYYDVRHPLWHKRPDWFAVVGVPRLYDQQDLRLSYVMWQEGVSPSVVVELLSPGTEAEDLGRTERETDSRPPTKWQVYEQILRVPYYVVFNRYTDELQVFTLVSGQYEALDLSEPRIWMPSLKIGLGLWQGEQRGITRQWLRWYDAEGNWIPTEAEQAQRRAERLAERLRSLGIDPDAIDEL, from the coding sequence ATGTTTTCGGCAAAACCCTACGTTGAGCAAACTGATCCACCGCGATCGCCACGAGAAACACTACCGACCATGTATGATCTTCCGAGTGAAGATCCTAATGAACCTGGTTTGCCTGACGAATATCACTATCTCCAACCCCAACTCCTTAGTGCGACGTTTCGGCTGAGTGACTATGCGGCTGACCAGATTTTTACTGCTGGAGACTTAAACATTTACTATGACGTGCGCCATCCTCTATGGCACAAGCGTCCCGACTGGTTTGCTGTCGTGGGTGTGCCTCGGTTGTATGATCAGCAAGATTTGCGCCTCAGCTATGTCATGTGGCAAGAGGGGGTCAGTCCCAGCGTAGTTGTGGAACTGCTTTCACCGGGTACAGAAGCTGAAGATTTAGGCAGAACTGAACGAGAAACGGATTCCCGTCCACCCACCAAATGGCAAGTCTATGAGCAGATCCTGCGAGTGCCTTATTATGTGGTGTTCAACCGCTATACCGACGAACTGCAAGTCTTTACGCTGGTCTCTGGACAGTATGAAGCACTCGATTTGTCAGAGCCTCGAATCTGGATGCCCAGCCTCAAGATTGGTTTAGGGCTGTGGCAGGGTGAGCAACGCGGTATTACTCGCCAATGGTTGCGCTGGTATGATGCGGAGGGCAACTGGATTCCAACAGAAGCAGAACAAGCACAGCGACGAGCAGAAAGGTTGGCTGAACGGTTGCGATCGCTGGGGATTGATCCAGACGCGATCGATGAACTGTGA
- a CDS encoding CHASE2 domain-containing protein, which produces MAELLVLNLGSGDWQKGCPMVVAQLWRSDGFAPMQFTGSLPALPQLGTLYAHWQQLYTALYAYKGWRNPSFDIEIDEDDITHISEGEFHQICQDLHQCLNTWLTAPSFLPLERQLRTQLNPANDIRCIITAENRQLLRLPWFQWQFFEDYPKAELALSLPDYTRSVKTVAPTSRSRVKILAILGDSRGIQVNRDRQLLEQLPNTDLHFLVEPDRDALNQQLWEPGWDILFFAGHSSSGEHGQIQINPTDSLTLEQLRYGLKQAIAGGLRLAVFNSCDGLGLAWDLADLHIPQVIVMREPVPDRVAQEFLKHFLIAFSAGESLYLAVRQARERLQGLESEFPCATWLPVICQNPAELPQTWQEWQGEAPKQPVRSTSRLFPRKVSTGRAPRWQNLVQTVLTSTITTALVIGVRSLGLLQPLELAAFDQLLRLRPTEPPDSRFLIVTISEADIQRQDSEQRRGSLSDQALNQLLETLERYEASVIGLDVYRDFSVSSDEPGLAERLRRDRLVAICKSSNPVDDPTGTAPPPEVVPDQVGFSDFLEDADGVLRRHLVVMTPDPDSPCTTPYAFNARLAFLYLQQSGITPQFTPEGNLQLGETVFPRLVDPAGGYQTLDERGSQLLLNYRSLSSPGAIAPQVSLTDVLSGQVNPDAIRDRIVLIGVTAPGTGDYWLTPYGSGPTQRVPGVMLQAQMTSQLISAVLDKRPILTTWAWWQDGLWILAWAGVGGSLIIYGRLSRWRKHLASPLAQLIAGGVALGVLTALSLMLLVQGVWVPLVPGAIAVVLTGAVTHYLKPKA; this is translated from the coding sequence GTGGCTGAGCTACTGGTACTGAATTTAGGCAGTGGCGACTGGCAGAAGGGTTGTCCCATGGTCGTTGCTCAACTGTGGCGATCGGATGGGTTTGCCCCGATGCAGTTCACGGGCAGCTTACCGGCATTGCCCCAACTTGGAACGCTCTATGCCCATTGGCAACAGCTTTATACCGCGTTGTACGCCTACAAGGGTTGGCGAAACCCATCCTTTGACATTGAAATCGACGAAGACGACATCACTCATATTTCGGAGGGGGAATTTCATCAGATTTGTCAGGACTTGCACCAATGTCTGAATACCTGGCTGACGGCTCCTTCTTTTTTGCCGTTAGAGCGACAACTTCGGACTCAGCTTAATCCCGCAAACGATATCCGCTGCATCATTACCGCTGAAAATCGTCAATTGCTGCGACTGCCCTGGTTTCAATGGCAATTTTTTGAAGACTACCCTAAAGCAGAACTGGCTCTCAGTCTGCCTGACTATACCCGCTCCGTCAAAACGGTGGCCCCTACATCCCGCTCTCGCGTCAAAATTTTGGCGATTTTAGGCGATTCACGCGGCATTCAGGTGAACCGCGATCGCCAGTTACTAGAACAATTGCCCAATACCGACCTGCACTTTTTGGTGGAACCCGATCGGGACGCCCTCAACCAGCAATTGTGGGAACCGGGGTGGGACATCCTCTTTTTTGCGGGGCACAGTTCGAGTGGAGAGCATGGGCAGATTCAAATTAACCCCACGGATAGCCTGACGCTGGAACAGTTGCGCTATGGCTTAAAGCAGGCGATCGCCGGTGGCTTGAGGCTAGCCGTGTTTAACTCCTGCGATGGCTTAGGACTCGCGTGGGATTTAGCAGATCTGCACATTCCACAGGTGATTGTCATGCGAGAACCTGTTCCCGATCGGGTCGCCCAGGAGTTTTTGAAGCATTTTCTCATTGCCTTTTCAGCGGGAGAATCCCTTTATCTGGCAGTGCGGCAAGCCCGTGAACGACTCCAGGGATTGGAAAGCGAGTTTCCCTGCGCTACCTGGTTGCCCGTGATTTGTCAAAATCCAGCCGAATTACCGCAAACCTGGCAGGAGTGGCAGGGTGAAGCTCCTAAACAGCCTGTGCGATCAACCTCTCGCTTATTTCCGCGTAAGGTTTCTACGGGTCGTGCTCCGCGTTGGCAAAATCTGGTGCAGACGGTGCTCACCAGTACCATTACCACCGCTTTGGTGATTGGGGTGCGATCGCTAGGTTTGCTGCAACCGTTGGAATTAGCAGCCTTTGATCAGTTGCTACGACTCAGACCAACTGAACCGCCCGACTCCCGGTTTCTGATCGTCACCATTAGTGAAGCAGACATTCAACGCCAGGACTCCGAACAGCGGCGCGGCTCTCTCTCGGATCAAGCCCTCAATCAGCTATTAGAGACGCTGGAACGGTATGAAGCCTCTGTGATTGGTCTGGATGTATACCGCGATTTTTCGGTGAGTTCTGACGAGCCTGGTTTGGCAGAGCGGTTGCGCCGCGATCGTCTCGTTGCCATTTGCAAGAGCAGCAATCCAGTGGATGACCCCACCGGAACGGCTCCCCCTCCAGAAGTGGTGCCTGATCAAGTTGGTTTCAGCGATTTTTTAGAAGACGCCGATGGGGTATTGCGGCGTCATCTGGTGGTTATGACTCCCGATCCCGATTCGCCCTGCACCACGCCCTATGCCTTTAATGCTCGGTTGGCATTCTTGTACTTGCAGCAGTCCGGCATCACACCTCAATTCACCCCAGAGGGCAATCTTCAACTCGGTGAGACGGTCTTTCCTCGACTGGTTGACCCAGCAGGAGGCTATCAAACCCTGGATGAACGGGGCAGCCAGCTTTTGCTCAATTACCGTTCGCTCTCCTCTCCTGGGGCGATCGCTCCTCAAGTCTCACTGACGGATGTGCTGTCGGGGCAAGTGAATCCGGATGCCATTCGCGATCGCATTGTCCTGATTGGGGTGACGGCTCCCGGAACAGGCGATTATTGGTTAACCCCTTACGGGTCTGGACCGACTCAACGGGTTCCGGGGGTGATGCTGCAAGCCCAAATGACTAGCCAGCTGATCAGCGCAGTGCTCGACAAACGCCCGATATTGACGACTTGGGCCTGGTGGCAGGATGGACTGTGGATTTTGGCATGGGCAGGCGTGGGCGGCAGTCTCATTATCTACGGACGACTATCTCGTTGGAGGAAACATCTCGCATCGCCTTTAGCTCAGCTAATAGCGGGTGGTGTTGCCTTGGGGGTGCTTACGGCTCTGAGTCTGATGTTACTAGTTCAGGGAGTTTGGGTTCCTCTCGTGCCAGGGGCGATCGCCGTTGTCCTGACTGGGGCGGTGACCCATTACCTCAAACCTAAAGCATGA
- a CDS encoding DUF1822 family protein, producing the protein MTLLFDTSALWLEIPDEIHTASWQQSESIELAGNRWQAYCNQMSLHTVLSYLQEAFGQDAPQTIDPANNPQCWSMVNGSVITVGETRFVIVPTEAMDKREFWVPQEWIDIPSWIGDYYLAVEVNPDDRLLQVWGYTTHAMLKSQGVYDESDRAYCLNGSDLIQDIKVLWVVHDLGSEPTRAPVAALPPLTAERAEALIQQLEGVIVLPRLEVPFVEWGALLGEPDRLQQLCQQRERHASSVQSSVSVAPDARVTESRVTQLSRWFQSMVETGWQTVEELLTAQPELEFSFRAEAIADDIIRRVKCLRVGTAETTVLLLVMLQTESEQQISIRVRLLPTIHPVLPAQLTLALCSTTGDVVQSVQTRDQDNSIQLKRFRCPPGMPFRLAVSLDGITVSEDFVS; encoded by the coding sequence ATGACACTGTTATTTGATACATCAGCACTGTGGTTAGAGATTCCGGATGAGATTCATACTGCTTCCTGGCAGCAGAGCGAATCTATCGAGTTAGCAGGGAACCGTTGGCAGGCTTATTGCAATCAAATGAGTTTGCATACCGTTCTATCTTATTTACAGGAAGCCTTTGGGCAGGATGCGCCCCAAACCATTGATCCAGCTAACAATCCGCAATGCTGGAGTATGGTCAATGGCAGCGTTATCACCGTGGGGGAGACGCGGTTTGTCATCGTGCCCACTGAGGCCATGGATAAACGGGAATTTTGGGTGCCGCAGGAGTGGATCGATATTCCCAGTTGGATTGGAGACTATTACTTAGCAGTCGAGGTCAACCCAGACGATCGCCTGCTTCAGGTCTGGGGCTACACAACCCATGCCATGCTGAAATCACAAGGCGTTTATGACGAGAGCGATCGCGCTTATTGCCTGAATGGGAGTGACCTGATTCAAGATATTAAGGTACTTTGGGTGGTTCACGATTTAGGGTCTGAGCCAACTCGTGCTCCCGTGGCTGCATTGCCCCCACTGACAGCGGAACGGGCTGAGGCACTGATTCAGCAACTAGAAGGAGTGATTGTCCTTCCTCGACTAGAAGTGCCCTTTGTAGAGTGGGGAGCCTTACTGGGTGAACCTGATCGGTTGCAACAGCTTTGCCAACAACGAGAGCGTCATGCTAGTTCGGTGCAATCCTCTGTTTCGGTTGCTCCTGATGCACGAGTCACAGAATCACGAGTAACCCAGTTGAGCCGCTGGTTTCAGTCAATGGTCGAAACGGGATGGCAAACGGTTGAGGAGTTGCTGACGGCCCAACCCGAACTGGAGTTTAGCTTTAGAGCCGAGGCGATCGCAGACGATATAATTCGTCGGGTCAAGTGTCTGCGAGTTGGCACCGCAGAAACCACCGTTCTGCTGCTGGTGATGCTCCAGACAGAATCTGAGCAACAAATCAGCATTCGGGTGCGATTGTTGCCCACCATTCATCCTGTGTTACCGGCTCAGCTAACCCTGGCTCTGTGTTCAACCACAGGAGACGTTGTGCAATCGGTGCAAACCCGCGACCAAGATAACTCAATTCAGCTCAAGCGATTTCGCTGCCCACCGGGTATGCCATTTCGTCTAGCCGTATCGCTGGATGGCATCACTGTCTCAGAAGACTTTGTCAGTTGA